Proteins from a single region of Rhea pennata isolate bPtePen1 chromosome 4, bPtePen1.pri, whole genome shotgun sequence:
- the SPRY1 gene encoding protein sprouty homolog 1: protein MEPQSQHGSGGSLVVIQQPSLDSRQRLDYERESQPTTILSLDQIKAIRGSNEYTEGPSVVKKSGPRTAPRQEKHERTHEIIPINVNNNYEHRPSHVGHVAHQHNARAPVLSRSTSTGSAASSGSNSSASSEQGLLGRSPPSRPGSGHRSDRTIRTQPKQSSLIVDDLKGPLKEDLTQHKFICEQCGKCKCGECTAPRALPSCLACNRQCLCSAESMVEYGTCMCLVKGIFYHCSNDDEGDSYADNPCSCSQSHCCSRYLCMGAMSLFLPCLLCYPPAKGCLKLCRGCYDRVNRPGCRCKNSNTVYCKLESCPSRGQGKPS from the coding sequence ATGGAGCCCCAAAGTCAGCATGGCAGTGGTGGTTCATTAGTTGTCATTCAGCAGCCCTCTTTGGACAGCCGGCAAAGGTTGGACTATGAAAGAGAAAGCCAGCCAACAACTATTTTGTCACTGGACCAGATCAAGGCGATCAGGGGCAGCAATGAATACACCGAAGGTCCATCTGTGGTGAAAAAATCAGGGCCACGGACAGCACCGAGGcaagaaaagcatgaaagaaCTCACGAAATTATACCAATTAATGTGAATAATAATTATGAACACAGACCCAGTCATGTGGGGCATGTGGCACATCAGCATAATGCAAGGGCTCCTGTCTTGAGCAGATCAACTAGCACAGGGAGTGCAGCTAGCTCTGGAAGCAATAGCAGTGCTTCCTCAGAGCAAGGACTGCTGGGACGGTCACCTCCATCCAGGCCAGGTTCAGGCCACAGATCCGATCGGACAATCCGGACACAGCCCAAGCAGTCGTCTTTGATTGTAGATGATCTGAAGGGTCCCTTGAAAGAGGACTTGACACAGCACAAGTTTATCTGTGAACAGTGTGGGAAGTGCAAATGTGGCGAATGCACAGCCCCAAGGGCCCTCCCGTCTTGCTTGGCCTGCAACCGGCAGTGCTTGTGCTCTGCTGAGAGCATGGTGGAGTATGGTACCTGCATGTGTTTGGTCAAGGGGATCTTCTACCACTGTTCCAATGACGATGAAGGGGACTCTTATGCGGATAATCCCTGCTCTTGTTCCCAGTCACATTGCTGTTCTAGGTACCTGTGCATGGGAGCAATGTCCTTGTTCTTGCCTTGCTTGCTCTGCTACCCTCCTGCAAAAGGATGCCTAAAACTGTGTCGAGGGTGCTATGACCGTGTCAATCGTCCAGGCTGCCGGTGTAAGAACTCCAACACTGTCTATTGTAAACTGGAGAGCTGCCCCTCTCGGGGTCAGGGCAAGCCCTCATGA